One Hevea brasiliensis isolate MT/VB/25A 57/8 chromosome 5, ASM3005281v1, whole genome shotgun sequence genomic region harbors:
- the LOC110672323 gene encoding pyruvate kinase 1, cytosolic isoform X4 — MQGGHMAIEEPFRLSSVLTSSKSSYIPSLTKLVGTLGPNSRSIETIEACLNAGMSVARFDFSWLDSDYHQETLRNLRLAMKNAKKLCAVMLDTIGRELPICNQTGKAIELKVDDHLTITSDVSKEPSAEFLPVNYSGLSEILKKGDTIFLGQYLFTGSENTSVWLEVLETNGQDVICLVKNTATIAGFTLMHVSQVHASLPNLSDKDKQIISEWGSLNSVDFISLSYTRNVEDVRELRAFLRTNNLHETQVFAKIETVEGFKHFDEILQEADGIILGRGNLGIDLPPEKVFLFQKSAVYKCNVAGKPVIIARVVDSMTGNLRPTRAEATDVANAVLDGADGILLGAETLRGLYPIQTIKIVGRICAEAETVCNHSVLFKRIRNHVGEPMSHAEAVASSAVRAAIKVRAALIVVFTSSGRAARAF, encoded by the exons ATGCAGGGAGGACATATGGCAATTGAAGAGCCTTTTAGGCTCTCCTCAGTGCTAACTTCTTCAAAATCT AGCTATATACCTTCACTAACCAAATTAGTTGGAACACTTGGACCAAATTCGCGGTCCATTGAAACCATTGAGGCGTGTCTTAATGCAGGAATGTCAG TTGCACGGTTCGACTTTTCATGGTTAGATAGTGACTACCACCAAGAAACACTTCGCAATTTGAGGCTAGCTATGAAAAATGCTAAGAAACTATGTGCT GTTATGCTAGACACTATAGGCCGAGAACTTCCAATTTGTAACCAGACTGGGAAAGCAATTGAGCTAAAGGTTGATGACCATTTAACTATTACTTCAGATGTTTCCAAAGAACCATCAGCGGAGTTTTTGCCTGTTAATTATTCTGGACTCTCTGAG ATTCTGAAGAAGGGTGATACCATTTTTCTTGGTCAGTATCTCTTCACAGGAAGTGAAAACACCTCAGTATGGCTTGAG GTTTTAGAGACAAATGGTCAAGATGTCATCTGTCTCGTAAAAAATACTGCCACTATTGCGGGCTTTACATTAATGCATGTTTCTCAAGTGCATGCAAGTTTGCCAAATTTAAGTGATAAGGATAAACAG ATTATTTCGGAGTGGGGCTCACTTAACAGTGTTGATTTCATATCTCTATCATATACTCGCAATGTAGAAGATGTACGAGAG CTTAGAGCTTTTCTTAGAACAAATAATCTCCATGAAACTCAAGTATTTGCCAAAATAGAAACTGTGGAG GGCTTTAAACATTTTGATGAGATCCTTCAAGAAGCAGATGGCATTATCCTCGGTCGTGGAAATTTAGGAATTGATCTTCCCCCAGAAAAG GTTTTCTTGTTTCAAAAGTCTGCTGTATATAAGTGTAACGTGGCAGGGAAACCTGTCATAATTGCTCGAGTAGTTGATAGCATGACAGGAAATCTACGGCCAACTCGTGCAGAAGCAACCGATGTAGCCAACGCTGTTCTTGATG GTGCTGATGGTATATTATTGGGTGCTGAGACACTTAGAGGACTTTATCCCATTCAGACCATAAAAATTGTGGGGAGAATTTGTGCTGAG GCTGAAACTGTGTGCAATCATTCTGTTCTTTTTAAGAGAATTCGCAATCATGTTGGAGAGCCCATGTCTCATGCAGAAGCTGTTGCTTCATCAG